A portion of the Choristoneura fumiferana chromosome 20, NRCan_CFum_1, whole genome shotgun sequence genome contains these proteins:
- the LOC141439040 gene encoding uncharacterized protein, with translation MSHLGLVPKHHYAFQIMPTATTMGYLADSPVPEREESALRSILRSLDENFPQNWRDWKVIHYTMDELFGGQDIPDKVDSKMRFAVPTSDLARAFDPGATSLSERRYRAIRASLMKWPLGRALLYAPHSIMAQIHEPDYDAFMNAVKTVRPKLTKRSSVTSELRTDSPKSPEAGGSQSSATPNSKSTNIQATPRPTTPTPLSQDSSGHLLASILSQQMALMNKFCAAQVEQQEEIKALKGQKQNNVAMDLDSSFADSMVSDEPRESFVSEKNSPVHESESSEDDDTYDFMPKTTEQEPKIRKADPKALKYGIECQRLGQSGWANLRYGETGKLFQATPAFCALKTNTVLAGVAPKWKFAETLESFDGTLGAITNGLIQQRLIFEEILASLPKDVRKKVKKEYLGPESKFKKNSTDLLQYVCGKRTEVIRLRRKVFTPRNKVIKQIIHEIPPSETHLFEEKMLTDVVKEQENRPPARPFRQPTQQYRDRDPTQGKSGQRPKKEGSSSSRKPAKPYFTAPQEKKWAARK, from the exons ATGTCACACTTGGGCCTCGTTCCAAAACATCATTATGCATTTCAGATCATGCCAACTGCGACCACAATGGGGTACCTGGCGGACTCGCCGGTACCGGAACGAGAGGAGAGTGCTTTACGGAGTATTCTGAGGTCGCTAGACGAGAATTTCCCCCAGAACTGGCGAGACTGGAAAGTGATACACTATACCATGGATGAGCTGTTTGGGGGTCAAGATATACCAGACAAAGTGGATTCAAAAATGAGGTTTGCTGTACCGACATCGGATTTAGCACGGGCTTTCGACCCGGGAGCCACCTCTCTTTCGGAGAGGCGTTATAGGGCCATTAGAGCCTCTTTAATGAAGTGGCCCTTAGGAAGAGCCCTATTATATGCGCCACATTCAATAATGGCACAAATACACGAGCCAGATTATGATGCTTTTATGAATGCAGTTAAAACGGTACGCCCAAAACTGACAAAGAGGTCAAGTGTGACGTCTGAACTCCGTACAGATTCTCCAAAGTCACCAGAGGCAGGGGGCTCTCAGAGTTCGGCAACCCCTAATTCGAAGTCGACGAATATCCAGGCTACGCCACGTCCTACTACTCCTACTCCACTATCTCAGGACAGCAGTGGTCATCTATTGGCGTCTATTCTTAgccaacagatggcgctgatgaATAAGTTTTGCGCAGCGCAAGTGGAACAGCAAGAAGAGATCAAAGCATTAAAGGGACAGAAGCAGAATAACGTGGCAATGGATTTAGATTCTTCCTTTGCGGACAGCATGGTCTCTGATGAACCGAGGGAAAGTTTCGTATCAGAAAAGAATTCGCCAGTACATGAAAGCGAATCGTCGGAGGATGACGATACCTATGACTTTATGCCTAAGACTACAGAGCAAGAGCCTAAAATTAGAAAGGCTGACCCTAAGGCACTCAAGTATGGTATCGAATGCCAAAGACTAGGTCAGTCAGGATGGGCTAATTTAAGATATGGAGAGACCGGGAAACTTTTTCAGGCGACACCAGCCTTTTGTGCCCTGAAGACAAACACCGTTTTAGCAGGAGTCGCTCCAAAATGGAAATTTGCTGAAACGTTAGAGTCCTTCGATGGCACCCTGGGGGCAATCACAAACGGTCTTATACAGCAAAGATTAATCTTCGAGGAAATTCTGGCGAGTCTTCCTAAGGACGTGAGGAAGAAAGTTAAAAAGGAATATCTGGGCCCggaatcaaaattcaaaaagaacTCCACCGATCTCCTGCAATACGTATGCGGGAAAAGGACAGAAGTGATAAGGCTGAGGCGGAAAGTATTCACTCCACGCAACAAGGTAATCAAACAGATCATTCATGAAATTCCGCCCTCTGAAACACATCTGTTTGAGGAGAAAATGCTAACGGACGTAGTTAAAGAGCAAG AGAATCGGCCACCGGCTCGTCCATTTCGCCAACCCACTCAACAATATCGCGACCGCGACCCAACACAGGGAAAAAGTGGCCAAAGACCAAAAAAGGAAGGAAGTTCCTCCTCAAGAAAACCAGCTAAGCCCTATTTCACTGCTCCGCAGGAAAAGAAGTGGGCAGCCCGGAAATGA